The following proteins come from a genomic window of Candidatus Poribacteria bacterium:
- a CDS encoding cupin domain-containing protein, whose product MDKQQPIILNQAELDWETWDDPDLAAKSPIRWKILISGERGPSSRLATGIAEMAPGTLLPLHHHEPAETYYVISGSGYVTVDDREASLGPGASVFIPSNAKHSLRCTGTEKLVFLFTFAADRFDEIVYHFDV is encoded by the coding sequence ATGGATAAACAACAACCTATTATCCTTAATCAAGCAGAACTTGACTGGGAAACTTGGGACGATCCAGACCTCGCTGCCAAAAGTCCAATTCGTTGGAAGATCCTCATATCGGGTGAACGCGGACCCAGTAGTCGGCTTGCCACCGGAATAGCAGAGATGGCTCCGGGGACCTTGCTACCGCTCCATCACCATGAACCCGCGGAGACATATTATGTCATCAGTGGTTCTGGATATGTAACGGTAGACGATCGCGAAGCATCATTGGGCCCCGGAGCGTCGGTTTTCATACCCTCTAATGCCAAGCATTCACTCCGTTGCACCGGCACCGAGAAGTTGGTTTTCCTGTTCACCTTCGCAGCGGATCGGTTCGATGAAATCGTCTACCATTTCGATGTGTAA